Proteins found in one Chiloscyllium plagiosum isolate BGI_BamShark_2017 chromosome 23, ASM401019v2, whole genome shotgun sequence genomic segment:
- the bhlhe41 gene encoding class E basic helix-loop-helix protein 41 isoform X1: protein MKQWTVGKGIMQDDLPPWQSTACLTERKLLEHADFIGVKYRPMYVCKSKRGMRPKEAYKLPHRLIEKKRRDRINECIAQLKDLLPEHLKLTTLGHLEKAVVLELTLKHLKALTTLTEQQQQKITALQSGDCALKDARYSDLDAFHSGFQTCAREVLQHLTRFESWTPKEQRCAQLIGHLHQAITQLRANGETQASGVGQAGAQVAAAAAPDQARSGDNCVPVIQRTQVAEHTGSDTDTDSGYGGEGERGEGKNEKEFTPCDGSTWTCDIKQEPDDSPAKRVKVDLAGHVTSCEEGHEPATHPMMGIGMMPTLGQQPPFCVPFYLINPSAAAPYVSLLDRANLERCWRPAPIPVLYPGIPTISALAPDRLLCQDPTPGSGPGLVLRMCESEAAGPLLGAEVALSPDLGSPDSKS, encoded by the exons ATGAAGCAGTGGACGGTTGGGAAAG GAATAATGCAGGATGATCTACCTCCCTGGCAATCCACTGCTTGTCTAACAGAACGGAAGTTACTAGAACACGCAGACTTTATTGG TGTAAAATACCGCCCTATGTACGTGTGTAAGTCAAAGCGGGGAATGAGACCAAAG GAGGCTTATAAACTACCACACAGACTGATCGAGAAGAAAAGACGGGATAGGATTAACGAATGCATTGCGCAGCTTAAGGACCTGCTGCCTGAGCACCTGAAACTGACG ACTCTGGGGCATCTGGAGAAAGCTGTGGTACTGGAATTAACACTGAAACACTTAAAGGCATTGACAACTTTAACAGAGCAACAGCAGCAGAAGATAACTGCTTTGCAAAGTG gggaCTGTGCCCTGAAAGATGCCAGATACTCGGATCTGGATGCCTTCCATTCGGGATTTCAGACGTGTGCCAGGGAAGTGCTGCAGCACCTGACCAGGTTCGAAAGCTGGACTCCGAAGGAGCAGCGGTGTGCCCAGCTGATTGGCCACTTGCACCAAGCCATCACCCAGCTCCGAGCCAATGGTGAGACGCAGGCCTCTGGTGTGGGGCAAGCTGGTGCCCAAGTGGCGGCGGCGGCGGCACCAGATCAGGCTCGCTCTGGTGACAACTGCGTCCCAGTCATCCAGAGGACACAAGTGGCGGAGCACACCGGGAGTGACACGGATACTGACAGCGGTTACGGAGGCGAAGGGGAGAGGGGCGAGGGGAAGAATGAGAAGGAGTTCACTCCGTGTGACGGCTCCACATGGACGTGTGACATTAAACAGGAGCCCGATGACTCGCCGGCTAAAAGGGTCAAAGTTGATCTGGCGGGTCATGTGACCAGCTGTGAGGAAGGCCACGAGCCTGCTACCCATCCCATGATGGGGATTGGCATGATGCCCACGCTTGGCCAGCAACCCCCTTTCTGTGTGCCCTTCTATCTCATTAACCCCTCGGCAGCTGCTCCATACGTGTCCCTCCTGGACAGGGCTAACCTGGAGAGATGCTGGCGCCCGGCTCCCATTCCCGTTCTTTACCCTGGCATTCCCACCATCTCGGCCTTGGCACCTGATAGACTACTCTGCCAGGACCCCACCCCAGGCTCCGGCCCAGGTTTGGTGCTCCGCATGTGCGAGTCTGAGGCAGCTGGACCCCTCCTTGGGGCCGAAGTAGCTTTGAGCCCAGATCTGGGGTCACCAGACAGCAAGTCCTGA
- the bhlhe41 gene encoding class E basic helix-loop-helix protein 41 isoform X2: MQDDLPPWQSTACLTERKLLEHADFIGVKYRPMYVCKSKRGMRPKEAYKLPHRLIEKKRRDRINECIAQLKDLLPEHLKLTTLGHLEKAVVLELTLKHLKALTTLTEQQQQKITALQSGDCALKDARYSDLDAFHSGFQTCAREVLQHLTRFESWTPKEQRCAQLIGHLHQAITQLRANGETQASGVGQAGAQVAAAAAPDQARSGDNCVPVIQRTQVAEHTGSDTDTDSGYGGEGERGEGKNEKEFTPCDGSTWTCDIKQEPDDSPAKRVKVDLAGHVTSCEEGHEPATHPMMGIGMMPTLGQQPPFCVPFYLINPSAAAPYVSLLDRANLERCWRPAPIPVLYPGIPTISALAPDRLLCQDPTPGSGPGLVLRMCESEAAGPLLGAEVALSPDLGSPDSKS; the protein is encoded by the exons ATGCAGGATGATCTACCTCCCTGGCAATCCACTGCTTGTCTAACAGAACGGAAGTTACTAGAACACGCAGACTTTATTGG TGTAAAATACCGCCCTATGTACGTGTGTAAGTCAAAGCGGGGAATGAGACCAAAG GAGGCTTATAAACTACCACACAGACTGATCGAGAAGAAAAGACGGGATAGGATTAACGAATGCATTGCGCAGCTTAAGGACCTGCTGCCTGAGCACCTGAAACTGACG ACTCTGGGGCATCTGGAGAAAGCTGTGGTACTGGAATTAACACTGAAACACTTAAAGGCATTGACAACTTTAACAGAGCAACAGCAGCAGAAGATAACTGCTTTGCAAAGTG gggaCTGTGCCCTGAAAGATGCCAGATACTCGGATCTGGATGCCTTCCATTCGGGATTTCAGACGTGTGCCAGGGAAGTGCTGCAGCACCTGACCAGGTTCGAAAGCTGGACTCCGAAGGAGCAGCGGTGTGCCCAGCTGATTGGCCACTTGCACCAAGCCATCACCCAGCTCCGAGCCAATGGTGAGACGCAGGCCTCTGGTGTGGGGCAAGCTGGTGCCCAAGTGGCGGCGGCGGCGGCACCAGATCAGGCTCGCTCTGGTGACAACTGCGTCCCAGTCATCCAGAGGACACAAGTGGCGGAGCACACCGGGAGTGACACGGATACTGACAGCGGTTACGGAGGCGAAGGGGAGAGGGGCGAGGGGAAGAATGAGAAGGAGTTCACTCCGTGTGACGGCTCCACATGGACGTGTGACATTAAACAGGAGCCCGATGACTCGCCGGCTAAAAGGGTCAAAGTTGATCTGGCGGGTCATGTGACCAGCTGTGAGGAAGGCCACGAGCCTGCTACCCATCCCATGATGGGGATTGGCATGATGCCCACGCTTGGCCAGCAACCCCCTTTCTGTGTGCCCTTCTATCTCATTAACCCCTCGGCAGCTGCTCCATACGTGTCCCTCCTGGACAGGGCTAACCTGGAGAGATGCTGGCGCCCGGCTCCCATTCCCGTTCTTTACCCTGGCATTCCCACCATCTCGGCCTTGGCACCTGATAGACTACTCTGCCAGGACCCCACCCCAGGCTCCGGCCCAGGTTTGGTGCTCCGCATGTGCGAGTCTGAGGCAGCTGGACCCCTCCTTGGGGCCGAAGTAGCTTTGAGCCCAGATCTGGGGTCACCAGACAGCAAGTCCTGA